In the Mycolicibacter minnesotensis genome, GCCTTGTCCTGGTTGGCCTGACCGGCAACCGCCAACAAGTTGGCCGGGTCGTTGGCGAAGCGCAACCGCTGACGGTAGGACCAGGCAGACGCCCCCATGTCCCAGGCGTAGGCCAGCGGCACGATGTGGTCGATCTGTACAGCCTCGCCGACCTTTGCGCCACGGGTGAAGGCCACCACGGCATTGGTGTAGGGGTCATGCAGGGTTCCGGCGGCCACCGCGTCGGCGCAGCGCCTGGTCGATACGTGGGTGATATCGACCAGATCCCGGTTGAGGATGTCATCTCGGGTGTCGCAGCCGTTATGCCCGCCGGGCGCATCGTTGTCGTCGTCCCAGGCGTTGCCGAACTGCGCCCGCCGGTAGTCGTAGCGGTGCGTTCGGGCCGGAACCACCGTGATGCCGGCCAGGACGTCGACGCCAGGTGCGACGGTGGGCATGCCTGCCGACGCGGCGAGAGCGCGGCTGCGGTGGCCGACGGTCGTGACCGTCTGGTAGGCCACGACGACCGCCAGTACCGCCGCCACGGCCAGCCACAACAATGTCCGGCGACTCGGACTCATGCCTTGTCCAGGTATTCGATATCGGCGAAATACGCTGCAAGGGAAGCTAACCCGGAGTCACTCGAGTTGACATCCCAGGCCTTCTCACACCAGGCCCGAGCCGCCTCGATGACCTCAGCATGGTCAACCAGCGAGAGCAGCTTCAGGCCGCCCCGCCAACCGGACTGGTTACGGCCGAGCACATCGCCCTCACCGCGCTCCCGAAGGTCCAGATCTGCCAACGCGAACCCGTCGAGGGTTCCGGCGACGGCCTCCAGCCGCTTGCCCGCCCGGGACCCCTCACTTGCCGCAGTGACCAGCAGACACAGGCTGGCGTGCTCGCCCCGTCCGATCCGGCCCCGCAACTGGTGCAACTGACTGATCCCGAACCGGTCGGCATCGGCCACCAGCATGACCGTCGCATTGGGTACGTCGACGCCGACCTCGATCACGGTGGTGCACACCAGTACGTCCACCGCGCCGGACCGGAACGCACTCATCACGGCATCTTTCTCATCGCCGGAGAGCCGGCCGTGCATCAGGCCGAGACGCAATCCGGCCAGCGGACCAGACTTCAGCCGCTCGTAGAGCTCTACCGCTGTGGCAGACGGGCGGATCGCGCCTTGATCCTGGCCGCCGGTCTGCGCGGATTCGTCGGTCTCATCGATGCGCGGCGCCACCACATAGGCCTGCCGGCCTGCGGCCACCTCTTCGCGAATGCGTTCCCAGGCCCGCTGGAGCCACGTCGGTTTGGATTTCTCAAAGATCACCGTGGAGCGGATCGGCTGTCGCCCGCGGGGCAACTCACGCAACGTGGACGTCTCGAGGTCGCCGTAGACGGTCAGTGCGACAGTGCGCGGGATCGGGGTTGCGGTCATCACCAATAGGTGCGGGGTAATGCCCTCGGGCGCCTTGGCGCGCAGCTGATCCCGCTGCTCCACACCGAACCGGTGCTGTTCGTCGATCACCACCATGCCCAGCCGGTGGAACTCGACAGAGTCCTGCAGAAGTGCGTGGGTGCCCACCACGATTCCGGCCGATCCGTCGATGATCTGCGCACGGACCTTCTTCTTGGCGGGCAACGACATCGACCCGGTCAGCAATGCCACCGCGGTGGCGTTGTCGGCGCCGCCAAGCTGCCCGCCCAGCGCGAGCGGGCCCAACATGTCCCGCATCGACCGGACATGTTGAGCAGCAAGAACTTCCGTCGGCGCAAGCAGCGCGCACTGATAGCCGGCGTCAACCATCTGCAGCATGGCCAGCAGCGCCACGATCGTCTTTCCCGAGCCGACTTCGCCCTGCAGCATTCGGTTCATCGGTCGAGCGGCAGACAATTCGGCGTGCAGCACGTCGAGCACGTCGCACTGTCCGGCCGTCAGCTCGAAAGGCAACCGCTGCAGCATTTCTGCGGCCAACCCGTCAGCGCGGGGCGGGGCAGGCGGCCCCGATTCGGACAGCTCGCCATGGCGGCGCACCGCCAGCGCCCACTGCAGCCCGACGGCCTCATCGAAGGTCAGTCGTTCCCGGGCTCGTGCCCGCAGGCTCGCACTCTCCGACAGGTGGATCCCGCGCAGCGCCGCATCCTCACTGATCAGGTCACGCTCGGCCAGCAGCGCTGCCGGCAGCGGATCGGGCACCGGCTCAAGCACCTCAAGAACCTGTCGCACACAGGCGAAGATGTCCCAGCTCTGCAATTTGGTGCTGGCCGGGTAGATCGGATAACACGCGCGTTCGAACTCCGACTGCAGCACTTCGCCGCTGATGGCCTGCGACGCGTCGGCGATGTTGCGCAGGGAGTCACTGCCGAAGTTGTCCTTGTCCGGCGCGTCGAGAATCAGGAAGTCGGGGTGCGTGAGTTGGAGTTTGCGGTTGAAGTAGCCGACCTCGCCGGAGAGCATCACCCTGGTACCGGGGGTCAGCTTGTATTTCAGGCCGCGCGCATTGAAGAACGTCGCGCTGACCTTCTTCTGGCCACTGCCGAGTGTGATCACCAGATACTCGTTGGGACGCCGCCCGGCCTGTCGCCGCATCGGTTTGGCCACTGCGGTGGCGATGGTGTCCACCAGGGTGATGTGTTCGCCCTCCATCGCCTGGGCCTCGTCGAGACCACGCTTCGTCGCGCCCTCGACGTAGCTGCGTGGATAGTGGCGCAGCAGCTCGGCGACAGTGCGGATGCCGAAAAATTCCTCGAGTTTGCCGGCGGCGTCCGCGCCCACCACGTAATCGAGCCGGTCGGCCAACGTGACCATCGCTACTCCACCCCGATCAGCAGCGCGTCCCCTCGATGCCCCGTGCAGTAGGTCGCCAATTCGGTTCCCGGATGCTGGTCGTGCACGTGCCGCGCCAGGACCGCCACGACGTCCCCGTCGAAGCCTGCCCCGACCAGCACGGTCACCAGCTCACCGCCGGCCGCCAGCAACAGGTCGATCAGTCCGATCGCCGCGGCCCCGACATCGCGGGCCACGATCAGCACCTCGTCGCCGGCGATGCCCAGGCCGTCGCCCGGGCGGCAGGCGCCCGCCCAGGTCAACGCCTGTTCGGTGGCGACCCGGACCGATCCGAGCCGAGTGCTGCCGGCCGCCCGGGCCATGGTGTACCCGTCGTCGACCACCGGCCGGCCCGGATCGTGGACTGCCAGGGCGGACAGCCCCTGCACCATCGAACCGGTCGGCACCGGGACCACCTCGATACCCCACCCGATGGCCGCGGTGGCGCCTGCGACCAGCTCTTCGGCGGGCACGTAGCCGTTGGGCAGCAGCATCACCTGCGCCGCCCCGGTGTCCACCACGGCGCGCAACAGCTGCTGGGCGCTGACCATCACGACCGGCTCGGCGCTGTGCGGGTCGGGCCGCAGCACGCTGGCGCCTTCGGAATCGAACAGCGCCTCGGCGCCGTCGCCGTCGACCACCGCCAGCACCGCGCGCTCCCGGGCCCAGCTTCCCGGCGACACCCCGGTGGCTCCGGCCAAGGCCGAGATCTGGATGCGCCGTGGTCGACCGAAGGCCAGCCCTGCCTCCACGGCCGCGCCTGCGTCGTCGGTGTGCACGTGCACCGAATACCCACCGACCACCCCCGCGGTCGCTATCGCGACCGATTCGCCGAGCTGAGTGAGGCGCTCCCGCAGGGCCTCGGTGTCTTCGGGGCTGCACTCACCGAGCAGGTACATCACCTCGAACTGGGGCGCCGGCGGCACGGTGCCCGCTTCGGGCGGCCAGGGCCGTGGCGATGGCTGATACACCGTCCGCACCGGAGCCTGCCCGGTGATGGTCGAGCGCAGGGCGTCCAGCAGCACCAGCAGGCCGCGACCGCCCGCGTCGACCACGCCGGCCTCGGCGAGCACATTGAGCTGTGCGGTGGTGGCCTCCAGTGCCTCAGCGGCCGCATCGGTGCCCGCCACCAGCGCCGGCCCCATTTCGTTGCCCTGCGTCGCGCAGCGTTCGACGGCGGCCGCCGCGGCCTGCAACACCGACACGATGGTGCCCGGGACCTCCTGGCCACCCATCGATGTGACCACCAGTTCGACGCCGTGGCGCAGCCCCTCGGCGAGCAGCGACGCATCGATCACGGTGGTTTCGCCGCGCTGGCCGGCGGTCACATCGGCCAGGCCACGCAGGATCTGCGACAGAATCACCCCGGAATTCCCGCGCGCGCCGTGCAGCGCCCCCGACGACAGCGCGGCCGCAACCCGGCCCACTTGGCCGGAGGCCGCCTCGGTGTTGGCCTCGGCCAGGGCCGACCGCATGGTGAACAGCATGTTGGTCCCGGTATCCGAGTCGGCGACCGGGAAGACATTGAGCTGATTGATCTCGTCGGTGTGGGTGATCAGATCACCGACAGCGGTGTGTGCCCAGTCCCGCAAGGCCGCCGCATCCAGCAGACGATCGGGGTTTCCCACCTCCACCCACCTTCCTGCCGCCACCTCCGGTGGCCGCAAGCCTAATCACTCCGGGCGACAGCACAGATCACCTCTGTACAGCCGAGACGGGGCGTTTTGGTGGTTGCACCGCCGTCCGGGTATCCTGATCAGGTTGTCGGGCCACCCGCTGAGGTCGTTGGCCCTCAAGCAGACGTTTTGAGGAGTGTCACATATGGCTGCCGTGTGCGATATCTGCGGAAAGGGCCCCGGCTTCGGTAAGTCGGTGTCCCACTCGCACCGTCGGACCAGCCGTCGGTGGGACCCGAACATCCAGGTCGTGCACGCCGCCCGTCCCGGTGGCAACAAGCAGCGCGTGAACGCCTGCACCTCGTGCATCAAGGCCGGCAAGGTCGCGCGCGGCTGAGTCCGCCTTTCCTCGCCTGCAAGCAGGGACGCACGTCCCTGCTTGGCGAGTCTGCGCGACCGCCTCACCGGCGTTACTCCAGTCGCCAGTCGATCGGTTCGGCTCCCAACTGGGCCAGCAGTGCGTTGGCGCGGCTGAACGGCCGCGATCCGAAGAATCCTCGCGACGCCGACAGCGGCGACGGGTGCGGTGATTCGATCGTCAGGCAGTGCTCGTTGAGCATCGGCTTGAGTGTCCCGGCATCGCGCCCCCACAGGATCGCCACCATCGGCTGACGGCGGGCCGCCAACGCGCGGATCGCGCATTCGGTGACGGCCTCCCACCCCTTGCCCCGATGCGATGCCGGGGTTCCCGGTGCCACGGTGAGCACTCTGTTGAGCAGCAGCACACCACGCTGCGCCCACGCCGACAGATCTCCGTTGGACGGTTTGGGATAGCCGAGGTCCGCGGTGTACTCGGTGAAGATGTTCGCCAGACTGCGCGGCAATGGCCGCACATCTGGTGCCACCGAGAAACTGAGGCCCACGGCGTGGCCAGGAGTCGGGTAGGGGTCCTGCCCCACGATCAGCACCCTCACCTTGTCGAACGGAAAGGTGAAGGCACGCAAGATATTCTGACCTTCGGGCAGATAGCCACGTCCGGACTTCGTCTCGTCGCGCAAAAATGTCCCCAGTGCGGTGACCTGATCGGTGACCGGCGCCAGCGCAGTGGCCCAACCGCTTTCGACGAGTTCAGGAAGTGGACGTGCACTCATGGTGTCTCAAGGTAACGGGGCGCCGGAATCGAACGACTGCCAGCCCGGCAGCCCGTCCCACACCGCCCCGTCGACCAGGACCTGCGCCGGCCCCTCAACGACATGCCCAATGGCTCGCCAACCGCCGGGCACGGCACCGGGAAACGCGGCGACCAGAGCGTGATCCTCTCCCCCGCCAAGCACCCACGACCACGGATCGGCTCCCACCGCAGCACCCGCGGATGCCAGGGCACCATAGTCGGGCGCCAATGCCGCCCTGGACACGTCACAGGTCACCCGCGACGCCGCGGCCAGATGACCCAGGTCAGCGATCAACCCGTCGGACACATCGGTCATTGCCTGCGCTCCGGCGTCCGCGGCGACCACGCCCTGCCCGTACGGCGGCTGCGGGACCAGATGCCGCCGTCGCAGTTCGGCAAAGTCGCCTGTGCCGACGCCGTCGCGCAACAGCTGCAAACCCGCCGCCGAGCGACCCAGCTCGCCGGCCACCGCCAGCGTCGCCCCTGGACGCGCCCCGGAGCGCAACACCGGGCTCCGGCCGGCCAAATCCCCGAGCACCGTGACCGAGACGACCCACCGGTCCGCCTGAACCAGATCACCGCCCACCACGCCAGCCCCCAGCTGCTCCGCCTCAGCCCACATCCCGTCTGCGAGGGCGGTGCAATCGGCGGCGGAAGTGTGGGCGGGGGCGCCGAAACCCACCACGAATGCGGTGGGACGTGCTCCCATCGCCTCGATATCGGCGGCGTTCTGCGCGATCGCCTTGCGGCCGACCTGCTCTGGCGTGGACCAGTCCAGGCGGAAATGGCGGCCTTCCACCAGCATGTCAACCGAGACCACGGCGCGACCGTCGGCACAGCGCACCAGTGCCGCGTCGTCACCGGGACCCAGTTGGGTGGTGTTGGGCTGGCGGCGCCCAGCCACCAGCCGGTCGATCATGGGAAACTCTCCAAGCTGACCCAGCGTGGGCTCGTTACCGCGCACAGCCTGGAGTGTAGGTGTGCTGGACGGAAAGGCGGGGCTTGACTAATCCCGGGAACGACACCGACGGGCCGGCGCGCCTCGCGCTGCTGGTCGCCCTGGTGGTTGCCGTCATCGCGGTGGGGGGCGCGCTGGCCGTCGCGGCGACGCACCACCCGAGCCGGCGGCCGGCCCCACCGATGCCGCTGGCCACGGTGCCGGCCCCGTATGCCGACAGCGCG is a window encoding:
- a CDS encoding HNH endonuclease family protein, whose translation is MSPSRRTLLWLAVAAVLAVVVAYQTVTTVGHRSRALAASAGMPTVAPGVDVLAGITVVPARTHRYDYRRAQFGNAWDDDNDAPGGHNGCDTRDDILNRDLVDITHVSTRRCADAVAAGTLHDPYTNAVVAFTRGAKVGEAVQIDHIVPLAYAWDMGASAWSYRQRLRFANDPANLLAVAGQANQDKADGGPGQWMPPNRAFACQYAIAYLAVLRGYALRVDQPSADALRVAAGTCPIA
- the recG gene encoding ATP-dependent DNA helicase RecG, encoding MVTLADRLDYVVGADAAGKLEEFFGIRTVAELLRHYPRSYVEGATKRGLDEAQAMEGEHITLVDTIATAVAKPMRRQAGRRPNEYLVITLGSGQKKVSATFFNARGLKYKLTPGTRVMLSGEVGYFNRKLQLTHPDFLILDAPDKDNFGSDSLRNIADASQAISGEVLQSEFERACYPIYPASTKLQSWDIFACVRQVLEVLEPVPDPLPAALLAERDLISEDAALRGIHLSESASLRARARERLTFDEAVGLQWALAVRRHGELSESGPPAPPRADGLAAEMLQRLPFELTAGQCDVLDVLHAELSAARPMNRMLQGEVGSGKTIVALLAMLQMVDAGYQCALLAPTEVLAAQHVRSMRDMLGPLALGGQLGGADNATAVALLTGSMSLPAKKKVRAQIIDGSAGIVVGTHALLQDSVEFHRLGMVVIDEQHRFGVEQRDQLRAKAPEGITPHLLVMTATPIPRTVALTVYGDLETSTLRELPRGRQPIRSTVIFEKSKPTWLQRAWERIREEVAAGRQAYVVAPRIDETDESAQTGGQDQGAIRPSATAVELYERLKSGPLAGLRLGLMHGRLSGDEKDAVMSAFRSGAVDVLVCTTVIEVGVDVPNATVMLVADADRFGISQLHQLRGRIGRGEHASLCLLVTAASEGSRAGKRLEAVAGTLDGFALADLDLRERGEGDVLGRNQSGWRGGLKLLSLVDHAEVIEAARAWCEKAWDVNSSDSGLASLAAYFADIEYLDKA
- a CDS encoding DAK2 domain-containing protein; its protein translation is MGNPDRLLDAAALRDWAHTAVGDLITHTDEINQLNVFPVADSDTGTNMLFTMRSALAEANTEAASGQVGRVAAALSSGALHGARGNSGVILSQILRGLADVTAGQRGETTVIDASLLAEGLRHGVELVVTSMGGQEVPGTIVSVLQAAAAAVERCATQGNEMGPALVAGTDAAAEALEATTAQLNVLAEAGVVDAGGRGLLVLLDALRSTITGQAPVRTVYQPSPRPWPPEAGTVPPAPQFEVMYLLGECSPEDTEALRERLTQLGESVAIATAGVVGGYSVHVHTDDAGAAVEAGLAFGRPRRIQISALAGATGVSPGSWARERAVLAVVDGDGAEALFDSEGASVLRPDPHSAEPVVMVSAQQLLRAVVDTGAAQVMLLPNGYVPAEELVAGATAAIGWGIEVVPVPTGSMVQGLSALAVHDPGRPVVDDGYTMARAAGSTRLGSVRVATEQALTWAGACRPGDGLGIAGDEVLIVARDVGAAAIGLIDLLLAAGGELVTVLVGAGFDGDVVAVLARHVHDQHPGTELATYCTGHRGDALLIGVE
- the rpmB gene encoding 50S ribosomal protein L28; its protein translation is MAAVCDICGKGPGFGKSVSHSHRRTSRRWDPNIQVVHAARPGGNKQRVNACTSCIKAGKVARG
- a CDS encoding uracil-DNA glycosylase, encoding MSARPLPELVESGWATALAPVTDQVTALGTFLRDETKSGRGYLPEGQNILRAFTFPFDKVRVLIVGQDPYPTPGHAVGLSFSVAPDVRPLPRSLANIFTEYTADLGYPKPSNGDLSAWAQRGVLLLNRVLTVAPGTPASHRGKGWEAVTECAIRALAARRQPMVAILWGRDAGTLKPMLNEHCLTIESPHPSPLSASRGFFGSRPFSRANALLAQLGAEPIDWRLE
- a CDS encoding thiamine-phosphate kinase; translated protein: MIDRLVAGRRQPNTTQLGPGDDAALVRCADGRAVVSVDMLVEGRHFRLDWSTPEQVGRKAIAQNAADIEAMGARPTAFVVGFGAPAHTSAADCTALADGMWAEAEQLGAGVVGGDLVQADRWVVSVTVLGDLAGRSPVLRSGARPGATLAVAGELGRSAAGLQLLRDGVGTGDFAELRRRHLVPQPPYGQGVVAADAGAQAMTDVSDGLIADLGHLAAASRVTCDVSRAALAPDYGALASAGAAVGADPWSWVLGGGEDHALVAAFPGAVPGGWRAIGHVVEGPAQVLVDGAVWDGLPGWQSFDSGAPLP